The nucleotide sequence TGGAGATGGTTGGGACCCACACCCCTAGAAGAGGAGGATATCACAGGCTCGGGGATCCCTGCCCTGGGGAGCAAGGCGTTTGAGCCACACCCCAGCCCTGAGGTCTgacaccaggaagacaagcccgCTAAGCGGAAGACAGGGGGGCTTACCGGAGTGCTGTAAGAAACCAGGCCTCCTGAACACACGCACAGCACGGACGCAGCAGATTGGAAactgcctggggctctggccTGCCTGCCAGGACCCCCCCCAGTGCACGCCGCACAGCTCACACCaggctcctgccccagcccctctcgCTCTGGCATTGCTCCCCACGAAGGCGGAGGTCGCTGTTTCCAATGAGAATGGGTATTATTGGAGGGAGCAGAGGCAACTCAGACCCCGCCCATGCCTCTGGCCAGGGCTGAGGCAGCCATTGCTAGCATGCGTTTTGGTGCACACACTTGGGAGTGAAACTAGCTCCCAGGCAGAGACCACGTTCTCCAAAGCTCCCTTCCCTGTGCACACTTGGGAGAGGATGGGGCCAGCCCAGTGGTGAGGCAGCAACTCCTCAGGCCCCAACCCAGCCTCCAACCAAGGCTTGCACACCAGGGAAAAAGGGAAACCAGCACAGAAGTGCAGCCCTAAGCCCTCAGGCCTCAGCCGCATCCCAAATCAAGGTGGAGACTACCATTCACCCCCAGGAAAAACCTAACTCCCTCAGGGCACCTGCTCCTGGCCTCACACCTGAGAGGGCTGTGATGACCACTGAGCACAGCAGAAGCCCTGGCTTGCACGTAGTTCTGGCTTTAGTCCTTCCAACCCCAGCCTTACCTCCTATGTGGCAAACACTGCCAGCACACCACCGCGACGTATGCAGCCCTGCTCACTTCAAATCCAGCTCTtccaccaaagccactggacaCGTGCAAACCGCACAGGGACACTCACACACAAGGGCACACCTTCAAGACcagataggtaactgtttcacctaatttcatacagacaaagttaaacagaatgagaagacaaagaaaagaaaaagaaataaaaacccacTGAAAAAACCTTAATGAagcagagataaataatttatctgataaagagttcaaagcaaaaGTAATGAGAATGCTATTGAACTGGGGAAAAgtaaaaaagacacatagatcaagggaacagaatagacagcctagaaataaatccacacatatatggtcaattaatttatgacaaaggagccaagaacaaaatgggaagaggatagtctcttcaatacatggtgttgggaaaactagacagtcacatacaaaagaatgaaactggaccactatgtTACACCACACCAAAACtcagctcaaaatggattgaaaatttgaacgtaagacctgaaaccataaaactcttggaagaaaacataggggtgaAGCTCTTTGACATctgtcttggcaatgattttttggatttgacaccaaaagcaaaggcaacagaagcaaaataacacgtgggactacatcaaactaaaacgaTCTGTACAGCAAAAGCAGCCATcagcaaaataaaaagcattctagagaaagggagaaaatatttgcaaatcatatatctggtatACTATATGtattacagaaaaagaacaaacaattcaatgaaaaagtgggcagaggatctgaatagacattttcccaaagaagacatacagatggtcaacaggtacatgaataggtgctcaacatcactaaccatcagggaaatgtaaatcaaaaccaccatatcacctcacacctgttagaatggctattatcaaaaagacaagaaataaatgttggtgaggatatggtcAAAAGAGAACCCTTTGTGCAATGTTGATGGGAGTACAAATTGGTGCCGCCACTGTgaaaaacggtatggaggttcctcaaaaaattaaaaatagaactaccatatgatccagcaattccacttctgggtatttacctgaagaaaatgaaaacactaagtggaaaagatatctgcaccaccatgttcattgcaacattactTAAAATTACCAAgttatggaagcagcctaaatgacCATTgattgataaatggataaagaaaatgtggtgtatacatatatatgtatatatatgtgaatattattcatccataaaaatgaAGTACATCTTGCcttttgcgacaacatggatgaacctcaagggcattatgctgagtgaaataagtcagacagagaaaggcaaattctgTATGATCACACCTACATGTGGTTTctaaaggacaaaaataaaaaaactgacTCATAGATACCaagaatagattagtggttgccagaggcagtggGTAGAGGGGGTGGTGAAACGGTCCAAAGGTGCGAACTTTCAGTTATACGTAAGTCTGGGAGACGTAATGTACAGAagagtgactatagttaacaatactgtattgcaggtttaaaagttgctaagagaggggcttccctggtggagcagtggttaagaatccgcctgtcagtgcaagggacgcgggttcaatccctggtccgggaagatcccacaagccgcggagcaactaagcccatgcgctacagctaccgaacctgcgctctagagcccacgagccacaactactgagcacacatgccacaactactgaagcctgcgcgcctagaagccaccgcaatgaaaagcctgcctgccgcaacgaAGAAcagaccccgctcaccacaactagagaaagcccacgcgcagcaacgaagacccaacggagccaaaaataaataaataaattaattaattaatattaaaaaaagttgctaagagagaagatcttaaaagttctcatcacaaggaaaaaagactgtgtgaggtgatgaatgttaactaaacttcCTATGGTAATTGtttcataaaatatacatatatcaagtcattatgttgtacacctaaaatgaataaaatgttatatgtcaattataactcaataaaaaataaatttaaaaaaaggcaaaaaaaaaaaaaagaaaggcaaaacggagggaattccctggcggtccagtggttaggactccgcactttcactgccatgggcccgggttcaatcccctgGTCGGGAAACCAAGAtcctgcagccaaaaaaaaaaaaaaaaaaaaaaggaaaataaaaagaaaaggcaaaatggGGGGGCACAAGAACataaaaatgttgataattgttgaagttgATAATTATTGACCTAATCAGGGCTGAGGTTAATTATACGACTATCTCTATCTTTGTGTATGTTTACCTTTCCCCACATAAAAGAGTTACAGAAAAAATTGAGCTGTCTTTAACCTGGGTTGGTATAAGTTACTAATTGGGACTACATTAAAAGTGGGTTCAACATTAAGGTAATGTTTgttaacaatgacaacaaaaaacaactcatAGTGTAATTATATTAACCCAttctatttatatacattatataaataaataatcattatAATGAGGAATGATTCTAAAGTTTCATGTTATATTTCTTGAGAGGATCAATTTTTAACTGGATTAGTGGGTAAGTTTTAAATCATAAGCTGATAAAGTGGGTGATAGAtaaattttcctgaatatatacaaagtctatttaaatattttattttcataaggaaACCACCTTGGTAGACAGTAAACCTGGTTCGACGTATGTGGGGAAGCACAGCGCATGTGTGCATCTGGCAGAACACCCAGTACAGAAGAGAGCAGGTGCTGTTTTCCAAGACACCTACTTGTGCGTGTCCCAATACTATAGTTAGAAAATGGCTCAAATTTTTAGTTGCTTTTCCCAGAACTTGAAGATCGTCTTCCTGTTTATCTTGGTGGGATGCCTATGTTgtacttgtgatttttctgttctctgtaatGTATTAAAACAAGATTgccacagatggggaaacaagaGGTCATTAGTTAACAATCAGATGTGTGATTTCCTGAGCAGAAAAGACGCTCTCTTgtgcattttaaacatttttaaaggagaaataggGCTAGTCTCTTGAAGGCAAAGCCTGTTCACCGGGCTTTCCTCAAGACTCGGCACATTCATTTCTAAgttcatttcctcatttaattcTGTCCTTTGCATTTAATCTCAATTTTGCCTCATTCTTTTGTAAGTCTCTCATCAGTTCATAGTGGTTACTGCTTTATAGTTTAAGTAAACATTGCCAGAAGAACAAAGTAAAGTGAAAGAGGTGGACAATTAGCTTTCCTCCAAGCTGGTGTGATATGGAGATGACAGCACCTTTCCTTGAATTCATCCTTCAGGTTTTAGAACAGTTGATCTTCATTAGGTTCGGGGCAGGGAAAAAGTTGTACTAATTACTGGCTTTGGGAGACACAAGCCTTTGTTCTCCCCAAAGTATTAGGTAACACTCCTACTGCTACTCATCTCATTGCCTTACTCTtgtttcattttctataaatggacATAATAATGGTACCCACCTCATGGtgattgtaaagattaaatgagataatatttgtaaaatgcttagaacagagaTTGGCACATAATAGTAAGTACCCTGTAAGTGTTTATAAGATAAATTCCTGCATGACAGTGTGGATCTTCTCTATAACATTTGAATAAATGACAACAGTTACATGCCGGTGGAGTTCTAGAATCTCCTTGGTGAACTTGTCATTCACTGGCTATTGCATGGTCAGCAGATAGTTTGGTGAAACCTCACTAATTTGGAATTAGTTCACAGGTTATTAAACCTGAATAAGTGAAAATTCTGAAATCATAGATCTTTGGAAGTATTTGAAacaacattttatatttgttctaTTCATGAAAAATTTGGAAGTGTCACATTTGACTAAGTATTTTCAAGATACACATGTTAAGTTTGTGATTTTGTATACTTAATTGGAACAAAATGAAAGCTAATAAAGGTTTTGATACGGACATCTAATCTTTTAGGTAGATATCaatgaaaatacatgaaaaaagcaTAGAGAGATGTAAATACACTTCTTTGCATGCCGCAGACctaaatagtaatttttaaagatattgctGGACTACTTTTAATatctacaaataactaaatttagaAGAATCAAGTGTTTGTAGAATGAGTGTTCCCTAGCAAACTTGAGAATACTTAAGAATCAGTTATCATTACTACAGCAAAAGGAGGCCAAGGAAGTCAGATTTCACTTgtattgaaattatattttacttttataatttacatatgtCAAAACGTTTTAAAAGCTAActttttaagccatttttaagACTTTCTAAATTAATCGATTTGAAATCTTGATTAGTGCAATGCGCAGGGCTagcaattcctttttcttttttcccatcccATCCTATCCGCCCTCTCTTAGGGCGTTTACTCTGAGCTCTAGGTTGTCATTATTTGTTTACACGTCCGCCCCCTGCACGGAACTTATCTGTCTTCCAAAGGCCAAGCTAATTGGAATTACTGTCCTCTTTCACCAGATTGGATCCCCAGGGTACTGTTTATTTATATGGCAGAATTTAATGACAGTTTTAAGTTCTGTGTAGTTGATGAAGAGTTTTTGGATTCAggctagttttttaaaaaatattttacgaAGTGGTTTATAAGTACCTATATTATTCTGCTTTTAACCTTACACATTTCAGCTCTTGTGCTGTTAATCTGGAAGGCTAACATCTCAAGGACTGCTGAAGTTACCTGCAGTCTATTCAGATGGTACAGAAGCCCAGCACAGCATTTCCCACattagcaggtgctcaataaagatgGTGAACATCGCAGTCACAGCCCTttttattccaaaaataaatgaaagggcgGAAAGAAACACCCTTGGCCTAGTTCTGGTAAGGTTTTTATGTactataaaagaaagaattgtaCTCATCAGCATAGCACAAATTCTAATAATAAGAGATACTTCTGTTTAAACTTAAAAGTCGTTAATGCAGTAATGCCCATTTGCCCTCCCTCCGCCCCGCGCCCCGGCCAGATCCACTTCTCAGGAGCAGTTCCAGCAGTTTGAGCTCAAGTGCCTGAATGTGGACCCTGAAATGAGCCTTGATTAACTTAGTCGACTAGGTAGCCAAACATTTTTTCACGAGGGTTTAAACTCCGCAAGATTTCACAggatttaaaaatggtaaaaaaaaatgcatcgaATTTCAGTACCTTTAAATTTGGCTCAAACGGGGCACAGGGGCTTGGACTGACCGCAGGAatacttagttttgtttttaacaatttcGGGCCTTCCTGAAATACAGGCTGAATTGGCGTAATGGAAAAAGGAGCCTTGGAATCCTAGAGTCTGGTTTCTGGGTTCCGTCCCAGttctgcgtgaccttgggcaagttactttacttctctgaATTTCCGTTTCCTCCGATGCAACACGACGGTGGCAGCAGCCACCTTGCAACGTAGTCTGGAGCGCGCCTGGAACACACCCAGTCGGCTGCGCACAAACAGCAGCCATATTAAGGCCGCCCAGCTCCGCGGCGACCTCGCGGCCGCGCTCTGCCCAGCAGGTGTCGGTACCGCCCGGGGCGCGGGCCCGGCGGCGACGGCGCGGCCCCCTCCCTTCCGCCGCTCTCGGGCCTGCCCCTCGGCGTCCCCGGGCGGGCCGCAGCAGCGTCCCGGGCCCGCCCCGGACGCACTTGGCGTGGGCGCCGAGGGCGCCAGACCGGGCTCCGAGGCCCAGCCGGCCGAGTGCGGGAGAGCGGAGGCGGCCCGGGCGCCGCCCGCGCCCGAGCGCGAGCGCGCGGCCACCGCCCCCCTCGGCCCACCCctcgccctgccccgccccccgccctcgCGCGCCGCCCGCCCGGGTCGCCGCGGGGCCGTGGTGTACGTGCAGAGCGCGCAGAGCGAGTGGCGCCCGCACGCCCTGCGCTGCTCCGCGGGCCGAGCCGGCCCGCCTGGGACGCTGAGGCGGCGGCGGCCGAGGCGGCGGGTCTCGCGCGCCGGGCCTGTGTGCCCGAGCGGAGGTCGCCGTCCGCCGCGCAGGCCGCGCTCCCTCAGCCCTCCGCGGCGATGAGGCGTTGAGGCGGCGGCCGGCGCCGCGCGGCGGGACCGGAGGACGAGGAAGCGGCCCGGCCGAGGGCGCGGGGCGCTGGCCTCCCGAGGCGAGGGGCGGCGGGTGCATGGCGCAGTGACGGCCCTTGCCGCTCCTCCAGCTCCCCGGCCCCAGGCGAGGCCGTCCGGCCGCCACCCCTCCTGCTcggccaccgccgccgccgccgccgccatggcGAATGACAGCGGCGGGCCCGGCGGGCCGAGCCCGAGCGAGCGAGACCGGCAGTACTGCGAGCTGTGCGGGAAGATGGAGAACCTGCTGCGCTGCAGCCGCTGCCGCAGCTCCTTCTACTGCAGCAAGGAGCACCAGCGCCAGGACTGGAAGAAGCACAAGCTCGTGTGCCAGGGCGGCGAGGGCGCCCTCGCCCCCGGAGCGGGCCAGCCCCAGCATCCCGGCCCCGCGCCGCCGCCCAGGGCCGCCGGGGCCGGGGCCAGGGAGGCCAGGAAGGCGGCGCCGCGCCGGGACagagccgccgccgccgtcgccgaGGCCGCGGGCCCGCGGGCCGCCGGAGACGCGGCGATGGCGAAGGCGAAGGCCAAGCCGGCGGCCGACCCCGTGGTGGCCGCGTCCCCGCCTCGCGCGGCGCCCGGCGGCCAGggctcggcggcggcggcggcggcggctgccgCCGAGGCGGAGCCCGCGAAGGAGGAGCCGCTGGCCCGCTCGTCGCTGTACCAGGAGAAGGCGAACCTGTACCCGCCGAGCAGCGCGCCGGGCGAGGCGCTGAGCCACGGCGGGGGCCTGCGGCCCAACGGGCAGACGAAGCCGCTGCCGGCGCTGAAGCTGGCGCTGGAGTACATCGTGCCCTGCATGAACAAGCACGGCATCTGCGTGGTGGACGACTTCCTGGGCAAGGAGACCGGGCAGCAGATCGGCGACGAGGTGCGCGCCCTGCACGACACCGGCAAGTTCACGGACGGGCAGCTGGTCAGCCAGAAGAGCGACTCGTCCAAGGACATCCGAGGCGATAAGATCACCTGGATCGAGGGCAAGGAGCCCGGCTGCGAAACCATCGGGCTGCTCATGAGCAGCATGGACGACCTGATCCGCCACTGTAACGGGAAGCTGGGCAACTACAAGATCAATG is from Globicephala melas chromosome 16, mGloMel1.2, whole genome shotgun sequence and encodes:
- the EGLN1 gene encoding egl nine homolog 1 gives rise to the protein MANDSGGPGGPSPSERDRQYCELCGKMENLLRCSRCRSSFYCSKEHQRQDWKKHKLVCQGGEGALAPGAGQPQHPGPAPPPRAAGAGAREARKAAPRRDRAAAAVAEAAGPRAAGDAAMAKAKAKPAADPVVAASPPRAAPGGQGSAAAAAAAAAEAEPAKEEPLARSSLYQEKANLYPPSSAPGEALSHGGGLRPNGQTKPLPALKLALEYIVPCMNKHGICVVDDFLGKETGQQIGDEVRALHDTGKFTDGQLVSQKSDSSKDIRGDKITWIEGKEPGCETIGLLMSSMDDLIRHCNGKLGNYKINGRTKAMVACYPGNGTGYVRHVDNPNGDGRCVTCIYYLNKDWDAKVSGGILRIFPEGKAQFADIEPRFDRLLFFWSDRRNPHEVQPAYATRYAITVWYFDADERARAKVKYLTGEKGVRVELNKPSDSISKDVL